A genomic region of Notamacropus eugenii isolate mMacEug1 chromosome 3, mMacEug1.pri_v2, whole genome shotgun sequence contains the following coding sequences:
- the LOC140531460 gene encoding olfactory receptor 6C2-like — translation MRNYTGITLFILKGLTEDPQLQVLLFTFLFLTYILSVIGNLTIIALTLLDPHLKTPMYFFLRNFSFLEVSFTTVCIPRFLYSMSSGDNTVTYNACATQLFFVILLGATEFFLLAAMSYDRYVAICKPLHYTTIMNSRVCITFVLFCWLAEFMIILPPISLGLQLEFCDSNIIDHFGCDASPILQITCSDTQFIEKMILIFAILTLIITLVCVVLSYTYIIRTILRFPSAQQRKKAFSTCSSHMIVVSITYGSCIFIYIKPSAKEGVALNKVVSVLSTSVAPVMNPFIYTLRNKQVKQAFRDSVKRIAFLSKK, via the coding sequence ATGAGAAACTACACAGGAATAACATTATTCATCCTAAAGGGACTCACAGAAGACCCACAGCTACAGGTCCTACtttttacctttctgtttctcacCTACATTTTGAGTGTGATTGGGAACTTGACAATCATCGCCCTCACCTTGTTGGATCCTCACCTTAAAACTCCCATGTATTTTTTCCTCCGCAATTTCTCCTTCTTAGAAGTCTCATTCACAACTGTCTGTATTCCCAGATTCCTATATAGCATGTCAAGTGGGGACAATACTGTGACCTATAATGCTTGTGCCACCCAattattttttgtcattctcttgggtgcaacagaattttttcttttggctgCTATGTCTTATGATCGCTATGTGGCCATATGTAAGCCTCTTCATTATACAACCATCATGAATAGTAGGGTCTGTATCACTTTTGTCCTTTTCTGTTGGCTAGCTGAGTTCATGATTATCCTTCCACCAATTAGTCTGGGCCTCCAGCTAGAATTCTGTGACTCAAATATCATTGACCATTTTGGCTGTGATGCATCTCCCATCCTACAGATCACATGCTCTGATACGCAGTTCATAGAAAAGATGATTTTAATCTTTGCTATATTGACATTAATTATCACTTTGGTCTGTGTGGTTCTGTCCTACACATATATTATCAGGACAATTCTCAGATTCCCTTCTGCTCAGCAAAGGAAAAAGGCCTTTTCCACATGTTCCTCCCATATGATTGTCGTCTCCATCACCTATGGTAGCTGCATCTTCATCTACATCAAACCTTCTGCAAAGGAAGGGGTAGCTTTGAATAAAGTGGTGTCAGTGCTCTCTACCTCAGTTGCTCCAGTAATGAACCCCTTTATTTATACCCTCAGAAATAAGCAAGTGAAACAAGCCTTTAGAGACTCAGTAAAAAGGATTGCATTTCTCTCAAAAAAGTAA